The sequence below is a genomic window from Oscillatoria salina IIICB1.
ATTATATCTATGAAACTGCCCGAAAAATCGTCGGCGCACAAATTCAAGTTATTACCTACAATGAATTTTTGCCGTTACTTTTAGGCGAAGATGGCTTAGAAGCTTATAACGGCTACGACGCAACAGTAAACGCTAGCGTGAGTAACGAATTCGCCCATGCTGCTTTTCGTGTCGGTCACACAATGTTATCACCAGAGTTACAACGGATTAATAATGATGGTACTTCGCTGGGTAGTGTGGCGTTAAGAGATGCTTTCTTTAACCCGCAACCGATTTTAGAGTCAGGAATTGATTCGCTGTTGCTGGGTTTAGCCTCACAAAAAGCCCAAAATGTCGATACTTTGATTATTGACGATGTGCGGAACTTTTTATTTGGACCTCCCGGAAGCGGCGGTTTCGATCTTGCTTCTTTGAATATTCAGCGAGGACGAGATCACGGTTTACCCAGTTATAATCAAACTCGGATTGGTTTAGGTTTGGATGCTGTCAGTAGCTTTGCCGAAATTACTGCTGATTTGGAAGTGCAACAAGTTTTAGCCAGTGTTTATGGTAGCGTAGACGAGATCGATCTTTGGGTCGGTGGATTAGCTGAAGATAAGGTCAATAATGGTTTACTAGGCGAAGTTTTCCAGACAATTATCGCCGATCAATTTAGAAGAAGTAGAGATGGCGATCGCTTTTTCTACCTTAACGATGCAGATTTGCTGAGTTTAGTCCCCGATATCGGCGATACTACTCTTGCTGGGGTGATTCGTCGCAATTCCACGATTACCAATATTCAAGATAATGCTTTTCTAGTAGCTGAAACTCGAACTGTACCAGAACCGATGAGTATTATCTCTCTATTGGGCATTACTGCCGCAGGAGGGCTACTGAAACGACGCAAAGGTTAAAAATGACCTGGGGAGGGTTTTAGGCTCTCACTAGGAATATTTTTACAGCAGCGAACAATGAGCGAAGCCTATGCTAGCAAGGTTTTCCGAGAATGAGGATAGGCGTGACATACTCGTTCGCTGCTATCTGCTTTGGGTTGTCTTTTTCCTTCGATTCGACCTCAACGTCAAAGCTAGGTGTGGTAAATTATAATGAGATTAATTCTTAATTAGTTATATTTTAATCGCTCTTAAGGAAGAAACTATGTCACTAATTCATTGGGATAAGTCGGTACTTTCATTTCACCTAAAAGAAATCATCGAAGATGGTCGTGGCAACCATCCTCTCGCCTTAGCAGGATTGAGCGCGATCGCGATCGGTTCTTTTGTTGTCCCTGCGGTGACCAAATTAGGCAAACCTGTTCTCAAGGCAGCCATCAAGAATAGTCTATCTTTCGAGCGCACAAGTGTAGCTTTACCAGCGAACGCCTCAACCTCTGAATTGATGAAAATCTGGGAAGACGCCGCACTCTCTGCGAGAAACACCGGGCAGTTGGCAACTGAAAACGCTCCTCTTCAGGCTAACTCAAAACAGTTAACCAATTAGTTGTCTTGCATTTGTCGATCGGTATTTGCTGCCGCCATTAAACCTGCTGCCATACTAGCTTTTTTAGCTTGTTCAGTAGCTACTTCGGCTTTGGCTTCAGCAACAATATCGCCGATAACTTCTCCAGTTTCTGCTACTGCTCCTTTCGTTTTTTCATAGAAAGTAACACTACTTTTAAGTGCTGCTTTAGCAAGAGGTTTGACCAAAGGTATAATTGTGGGAGCTAAAATAACTGCCCCTACGCCGACAGCTACTGTCAAAACGGGATTTTTTCTGTAGGCATTCTTCATTTGCTCGGTAAGAGAAGGTCCGAGTTGTTTTTGCATGGGTGACATAATCTTAATACTCCTTCAATAAAGTTGAATTGGGGCTAATTTTTACCAAAAAAAATGGGTTTAAAGCCTCGCTGTTCTACGGCGACTTTGATTGAAAAGAAACTAGAAAGTTAGTACAATAGTTGATCGCGAGTAAAACGAAAATCTACGTGATTCTTCGCTCTAGTAGGTCGAAATCCCGGTAAGTAAGAAACAACGGTTAGATTGGCTCTAACGGCAGTATGACTAAACCACTGCAAGCTTTCTTCAGAGCGAGGAGCGTACTAAACTAGCTGAGTGATGGATGTTTGAAAGCATAAAACTAAAAAAAGTAAGCGCAATATATGCGGCTATATGTCAACATATTGAGCGTCTAGAGGCAACTTGACTGTGCCTGCAAGAGGAAAGAGAACTACTTGTGAATCCCCTCCCTTTAGCAACGCGGAGGGAGGGGAGTAGTCAAAGGAGTTTCCCTGAATGTTGTTCCTCTAACTGATGTACAACTAAAGGACGAAGACTATTGAGTCCCGCAGCGATCGCCGAACCATTATGGTTTAAAGCACCTAAAAAGGCGGTTGGCATGGAAACCCGAATTCCGGTGACGAAATCCAATGTCAGGATTGAAGCTGCCCTAGCAGGTTCTTTAGTAATCCCAAAGACAACTGTCGCTAATAGTAACGAAGGTAAGATTAAGCGATCGGCAATTTGGGCGGCATAATTTGCCATGCGAGTATCGTGTACGGGGGCATTTTGTAACAATGCCAGACTAGCAGCCGCACGAGTATTGTGTCCTACCCTGTCGGCACGCAGATAAATTTGCCCAGAACGAACTAAAGTGGAAGCATAAACCATAGTTCCCTCTTGGGCAACTATGGGCATAGCTTCCCCCGTCAATTGCTGTTGGTCAACCGTCGCTACACCTTTGATGACTTCGCCATCGACGGGAATTTGTTCTCCAGGATAGACAATCACGGTTTCCCCAGGTTCAACGCGATCGCTGTTAATTTGTAAGGGTTTTCCTTCCCTGATTACCCAAGCAAAATGTCCGATCGCATCGAGGAGATCGCTAGTTTGGATTTCTGTGGAACGAGCGGTGCGATCGCGAATCAAATCCCCTAATTCGTGTAGGGTAATCACTAAGGCTGGAGTTGCTAATCTTCCCTGTCCGTAACTCAAACCCACCGCTAATAAGTCTAAACAATCAATATTAATTTGGCGATCGCCAAAAAGACTTTGACTAGCTCTTTTCGCGATCGGTAAACTAAGAGTAACTAAACTAGCTAGAGCGATCGGGCGTAACCACACGAATCTGCTTTGATTGCTCAACCAACTCACCACTGTCGTGAAGACGGGTAAAGTGAGACTCGACCAATTTTCCGTTGCTGAGGTCGAATCTTTAGTTGCTTGGGCTGAAATTGACTGATTTGTCGCTGCTTTTTGGATTAAATTAGCCAAATGAGAAGCAATTTCTAAGAGCGAAGCATCTCGATAGCGATAATTAATCGCGATCGAAGCCGCAACACGATTAACCCTCACCTGATTAATTCCCGGTTGAGCCAATAAGAATTGTTGTAAATTAACAGCATAATCCGAGTCATTTTGCAAACGGTAAATGCGGAATCTAGCCCGACCGGGAAAATGATTAACTAAACAAGCTTCTACCTTGTCTCGATCGCTTATCGATAAAGAATTAGTCAAATATTTCTACTCCTCTACAACAATAATTACTGGTTGAAACAAAAAAATAGTGAAAAACCCAAGCTTTGAGAATTTTTCCGATTGCTAAATATAGAGCAGTTTTGAGTGACTTCCTCTTAACTTATCGCTTGAGAAACTGGATTTTCTTCTTGAATACTATTAATAATACCCATTAAACGCATACCCAATTCCCAATCCGATAATCCTTGATTATTGTAATTAATCGCAATCGAAGCTGCGGCACGATTAATCCGCACCTTCCTAACATATTCATCAGCATTTAAAGCCTGTTCTAAACGATGAGCAAAACCCGCATCAAGTGCTAGTTGAGGCATCCGCAAACGCACTCGTCCTGGAACAGCATGGCTAATTGCATAGCCTTGGAAATTAGGTTCTCCAATTGTATCCTCCGTATTGATATCATTATTTACATTAGAAGTATTACTTTCAGCCACCAGTTGAGGTGTTTGTTGTTTCAGTTGGAAAAAAATTTGACGCACTAAACTTGCGACTAACAAATTAACTAATAAAGCATTAGCTCCTCGCAGTTGAAATCGACTGGTAACAAATAATCCGAGCGCTACGGGGAGAATAGTTTCAATCTCGCCATGTTCTTTTAAAAATGCTCCCAATTGGGAAGCTGTATCTTCTGGAGAAAAGTTATTGAGGTCGTTGCTTGAAGTTGTTGTAGTCATTATTACTGGACTTGGCTCCTTTTATTAATAAAAAGTTGGTTGAGCATTTCAAAAAGTTAACGATTAGTTTCACAATTGTCTAGAATTACTGCATATTTAATTCCTGTCTGCTCAGAGGCAACTCGATCTTCTTCTGAATGGTGAATACCGTGAATTTGCGCTTTTGTCAAAGGGTTTTCAGGTAGCAGGGAAAAATCCTGATTTTGATAAGCTATATCTACCCATTCATAAAACTCAATCGTATCAGGATTACAGGAAGTACAGCCATGACAATGTTCGGGAATTGGTAACTTAGATATCCTACCTTTTTTAACTAACTTATTGAGCATTTGTCTGAGGGCATCTCCATCAATATGAAAGCGTAACTCCATTTCTGCTAAAGAAACACGATGATACTTAAAGACAAACTCTTGTAATTCTTTTAAAATCATTAGTACAACCTTGAAATTATCAAAAATCAGCGTGCGAGGTCTAGATTATGTTAGAAAAATTAAAACAAGCTCTAGTTGAAGCCCTTCATGATGAATACAAAGCCCGCGCTACCTATCGGCTAGTCATGCAAAAGTTTGGCGAAATTAAACCATTTATTAACATTCTTCAATCTGAAGAACGACATATTCAAGCCTTACTCTCATTATTTCGGAAATATCAAATTCCCGTTCCTGTGGATGACTGGGAAAATCGAATTCAAACCCCTACTTCAGTTTTGTCAGCTTGTCAAGCTGGGGTGCAAGCAGAAATTGAAAATGGAGAAATGTATCAACGGTTATTAGCTCTCACCCCAGAATATCCTGATGTCCAGCGCGTGTTTTTGAACTTACAAAGAGCCTCACAAGAAAATCATTTACGGGCATTTCAACGTTGCGTCCAGAGGTCAGGAAATAGTCACATCGGTCGAGGAAAAGGAAGATGTCAAAATCATGGCGGTCATCGTGGGAGAAGACATCGTTACTGTTAAGACTGTTGGCTCAAATTAAACCACTTTGAATCCTTGAGATCGGATTTTTGTAGAGACAAAGACTGCGTTCTTGTCTCTGCTGACTTTTATTGATTCATCGCCGTTGTTTCTTGAGTTCGGTTAGCAGCCAGATTCGCAATTTCGCGATCGATAAAAAAGATACCTTGTCCTTCTGTACCAATCAGTTTAATTTTGTCAAGAATACTCTTAAACAAAAATTCTTCTTGATGTTGTTCGGCGACATACCATTGAAGAAACTGAAGCGTAGCATAATCAGGTTCGGTATTTGCCAAATGTACTAAATCATTAATTTTACTGGTGACAACTTGTTCGTGTTCGTAAATTTGCTCGAACATTTCTGTCAAGGAATTAAACTCTGTTGGTGGTGCTTGCATCCCGCCAATAATTACCAAACCACCTGTTTCTTGGAGATAGTTAAGGAGGCGACGCATATGCGTCATTTCTTCATCAGCGTGTTGACTTAAGAAAGTCGCACAACCATCGAGAGATTTGTGAGCGCACCAAGAACTCATTTGGAGATAGAGATGAGATGAATAGATCTCTAGGTTGATTTGTTGGTTGAGGCGATCGATCGCTTTTTGAGATAACATGATTGCACTATTCCTTTTCAAGAGTAACTTTTAAACACGGGTTGAGGTATTGACAGTCTGCTGTTTGTTAGCAGAAAACCCACGGGGACTGCGAGATAGTTTGAGGAAGAAAATTGTTCCTACCATCGCTACTACTCCGCCGATAATCCAAGCGAGAGAAAAGCCTGGATGTTGAGGGAAAGTGGCAATTTGATAGAACATAGTCGCCACCCAGTAGCCTAACCCTGTTGTCCATAACCCGACTAACACTGTCCAACCTAAGTTAGTTTCGCGGTAAACTGCGCCTGTGGCAGCAACGCAGGGAAAGTACATCAAGACGAATAATAAATAAGCAAAAGCTGCTACTGTATTGTTGAATCTGGTTGCCATCTGTCCAAAAGTTCCGACGGCTACTTCTTGTTCGGTGGCGACAGTAGCTTGGTTTTGTACGTCACCAATATTTAAGCCGAGGGGATCGAGTAATTGGTTGCCAAGATCGGCTAAATTAGCAGGAATACTGACAAAAGCAGCAGCAATTCCGTCCCAAAAATCAAAAGCCTCTGCTGATTCTTCTTCTCCTACGTCTTCTTGCGCTAATTGACTGTAAAGAGAATCGAGAGAACCCACCATCGCTTCTTTAGCAAAAACTCCGGTAAAAATACCGACGGTAGCGGGCCAATTTTCTTGGCGAATTCCCATTGGGGCAAATACTGGGGTAACGGCTTGGCTAGTCGCTGATAAAATCGAATCTTGGCTATCTTGTCGCCCAAAAGAGCCATCAGTGCCAATCGAGTTTAATAAACTCAAAACCATTACCATCAAGACAATTACTTTACCTGCTCTGAGTAAAAATCCTTTGAGTCGATCCCAAGCGCGGATGATTACTCCTTTTAGTTTGGGAAGATGATAGGGCGGTAATTCCATGACAAAGGGCGAAGCTTCCCCTTGCATGATCGTGTTTTTCATCACTAATCCGGTAAAGATGGCTGCGCCAATACCGATTAAATATAGACCAAAAACCAGGTTTTGCCCGTTGCGAGGAAAGAAAGCTGCCGCAAATAGCGCGTAGACGGGTAATCTTGCTCCGCAGGACATAAACGGATTCATCATAATAGTCATGAGGCGATCGCGTCGATTTTCTAAGGTTCGAGTCGCCATAATTGCTGGAACGTTACAGCCAAAACCCACCAACATCGGCACAAAGGCTTTTCCCGGTAATCCCACGAAGCGCATTAATTTATCCATGACAAAGGCTGCCCTTGCCATATAACCGGAGTCTTCGAGAATTGAGAGAATCACGAAGAGTAAGCCAATTTGGGGAATAAATGTAGCTACTGTTTGAATCCCACCGCCGATCGCAGTTACGAATCCAATGAACCATCCAGGCGCATTCAAAGATTCTAACCAAGCTTGAGGGGCATCGACAAAGACAGTCCCAAAGGAAATATCGAAGAAATCGATAAATGCACCGCCAACGTTAATGGCGAGGAAAAACATTAAGTACATCACCACTAAAAATAGAGGAATACCAATCCAACGATTGAGGACAAATCGATCGATTTGGTCGGATTTGGTGCTACTCAAATTCCTTGATTGTCTGACTGAGCTTTGGATTAAGCTACGGATAAAGCCGTAACGACTATCAGCGACAATAATATCAATGTCTTCGTGTAAAAGTTGGTGAATCTTACGGCGATTTTCTACAATAATGCGGTCTAGTTCTTTTCCTTTGAGTTCAGGGGCAACTCGGTCTTCGTATTCGAGTAATTTTAGCGCGATCCACCGGGTAGAAACCTTTTGGTTGCGTCCTTTTTTTTGGACTAGGGGTTCAATTTGGTTGAGGGTATCTTCAATTACGGCAGGATAAGCCACCACTGTTGGCAGATTCCCCGGATTATCAATCAGTTGGTTGATTTGGCTTCTGAGGATTTCGATTCCTTCTCCCAGAAAAGCACTGATGGGAATGACAAAACAACCTAATCTCTGGGAGAGAACTTCGGTATTAATGTCTAATTCTCGTTCCCGCGCGACATCGATCATGTTTAGGGCTGTGAGCATGGGAAGGCGCATTTCCACGATCTGAGTGGTGAGGTAAAGGTTGCGCTCTAAATTAGAAGCATCGACGATATTAATTACTAAATCTGCTTCTCCAGACAAAAGATAATCTCGCGCAATTAATTCGTCGAGTCCCGTCCCTTCATCTTCTGCGTCTAAGGAATAGACTCCTGGCAAATCGACAACGGTAATTTCTACGCCTTCGTAGCTGTATTTCCCTTCTTTGCGGTCAACTGTGACTCCGGGCCAATTTCCGGTGCGCTGATTTGCACCAGTGAGATCGTTGAAAAGTGTGGTTTTACCACAGTTAGGATTGCCAATTAAGGCGATCGTGCGTTTTTTCATTACTTTAACTCCTAATTAATTTAAGGCTTCAACTACCAGTGCAGCAGCCTCGTCTTTACGCAAACTTAATTTGAAACCTCGCACGAGAATTTCTACGGGATCGCCGAGGGGAGCGACGCGGGTGACGGTAAACTCTGTACCAGGGGTTAAACCCATTGCTAATAACTTTTTCTTATAAGCTTTCTGAGTAGAACTGTCAGTGGCTTCGTAGCCAGCTACTTTTGCTTGCTGGTTGATTTGTAAATCTTTCAGGGTCGTTTTCTGGGTTTCCATGTCATTAACCTCTTGCACTTCGACAAGATAATCAAAGGGGCGATCGGAGACGAGTATTCGCTTTGCCATCCCACCGTCGATTCCGATGCGACTGTCTCCCAAACCGACAACAATATTGCCAGCAAGGTTTTGCAGCACTTGAATAGCCATTCCTGGAGCTAATCCCATTCCCAAGAGTCGATTAATCCCATCTTTGCTTTTATAGCCAGCAATCCAGAGGCGATCGCCGATTTCAGCTTTTGCTAATGGCATGATTGAGCGTTGTTCTGGGTTGCTAACTTCTCCAGTTTGATGACCTCGACGATTTTGATGGTGGTGTTGTTTATTGTTTCTCTTTCTACGAAATATTGTTCTTCTCCTGTTCTCTAATTTGCTTGACTTCACTCAAAAGGAATTCCTCAATGGTAAGTTAAGATTCATTAACTAAAACAACATTTTAGTTGTTGAAATTAATTCTCATTTATTTACCTTGATTTATGAATATCACAGTCAATTGACTGAGCCTCCATTCTTAATGATTTTATAATTTTTACACTTTTGCTTTTGATGAAAAGCTTTGAGGACAGCGATCTAGTTTAATCTCATCTCCGATATGAATTAACGATCGCCGGCATTTTATTGATATGAGTTATCATTAACTTAGCTAATCAACTAATCATTAAGTAGAATAATTTTAATTTATCTATTTGAGGCGGTTTCGATCGCACCTAACAAATATAACGAGATTTGAAACCTGGCGCGATCGCTACCGCTACACTAGAATACTGTTAAGAATTTTTCGAGTACAACAATTTTTTATGCACCGTATTGCTGCAACACCGGGAGGCTGGAATCCTAATTCTGAAGGAGTTATTTTTATTGAACAAACACCTGCACCAATTATTTTTTTGACTGCTGCTGATACGGATATTCAAACTTTAGCTGTGAGTTTAGCTTTTCTACCTGTTGATTTCCCGGAAATTCGGGCAGTAAATTTACTTCAGTTACAACAAGAATTAACTATTGATACCTACTCGGAAACTGTTTTATCTAAAGCTAAAGTAATTATTTTGCGTTTGCTTGGTGGTCGTGCTTATTGGGCTTATGGTTTAGAAGTAGTTAAGGAAATTGTCGCTGAAACAAAGGCGAGTTTATTTGTTTTGCCAGGTGAGGAAATACCCGATCCTAATTTGATGAGTCATTCGACTGTTTCCTTAGCAGCAGTTAATAAGTTATGGCGTTATTTCACTGAAGCTGGTGTGGAAAATTTTGTTAATGCTTTGCAATTTGTCAGCGATCTTTGCTTGGGTTCTAATTATCAACCTTCTTCACCTCAAGTTGTCCCTCGCGTAGGATTATATTCGTTTCAGGTTCGTAGTCAGCAAATTAGCGCTGAAGATATTCGGACTAAAGTCCTCACTACTAACTCGGAAGATAATAGTAGTAAATCCTCGACAAATCAGGTTCGTAGTCAGCGCTTTAGCGCTGAAGATAATCGGACTAAAGTCCTCACTACTAACTCGGAAGATAATAGTAGTAAATCCTCGACAAATCAGGTTCGTAGTCAGCGCTTTAGCGCTGAAGATAATCGGACTAAAGTCCTCACTACTAACTCTGAGGATAATAGTAGTAAATCCTCGACAAATCAGGTTCGTAGTCAGCGCTTTAGCGCTGAAGATAATCGGACTAAAGTCCTCACTACTAACTCTGAGGATAATCGGACTAAAGTCCTCACTACTAACTCTGGGAAAAAAGTAGGTTTACTGTTCTATCGCGCTCATTATTTAGCTGGAAATTTAGCAGCAATTGAGGCAATTTGTCAAGCCCTTGTAGAGAGAAATTTACAACCAGTTCCCGTTTTTATCTCTTCTTTACGGGAACCAGATGTGCAAACAGAATTATTAACTTATTTTCAACCTGAAGATACAGAAGCAATTAGTTTATTACTCAATACAACTAGCTTTTCTCTCGGTAAAATTGGCAATGAAGAACAACCGAAACTTTGGCAAAAATTAGACGTGCCCGTGTTACAAGTTATCCTCAGTAGTAGCACCAAAGAACAATGGGAAGCGAGTTTTCAAGGCTTAACTGCGAGAGATGTAGCCATGAACGTTGCCTTACCAGAAGTAGATGGGAGAATTATCACTAGGGCGGTATCATTCAAATCAGTTAAAAGCTGGAACGAAGCCTTAGAAACCGATGTTGTAGTTTATCAAGAAATGCGCGATCGCGTAAATTTCATTGCCGACTTAGCTGCAAATTGGCTAAAATTAAAGCAAACTCCAGTAACAGAAAGGAAAATTGCTTTAATCTTAGCGAACTACCCCAACAAAGATGGCAGAATTGCCAACGGAGTAGGGTTAGACACACCTGCTAGCTGTATAAAAATCCTCAAAGCCATGCAACAAACTGGCTATAAAATCGCAAATATTCCCGAAACTGGAGATGAATTAATTTCCTTACTTACTGCTAGCGTCACCAACGACCCAGAAGGAAAAGAACTGCGTCCCGTACGACAAAGCTTATCAATTACAGAATACCAAAAAGACTTTAACACACTACCAGAAAAAAATCAGCGCGAGATTAGCGATCGCTGGAACAAACTCGAAAAAAAAGACACACTCACTCAATCATCTTTAACTAACTTCCCGATACCTGGAATCCAACTCGGAAACATTTTCATTGGCATTCAACCATCCAGAGGATACGACATCGACCCAAGTTTAAACTATCACGCCCCCGACTTAGAACCAACCCCCGAATACTTAGCTTATTACTATTGGCTAAAACACCACTTCCAAGCCCTAGCCATAATTCATCTCGGCAAACATGGAAACCTAGAATGGCTACCAGGAAAAAGTATTGCCCTCTCCGCCGAATGTTATCCCGAAATTGCCCTAGGTGCAATCCCAAACTTTTACCCATTTATTGTTAACGACCCCGGCGAAGGTTCCCAAGCAAAACGACGTTCCCACAGCGTAATTATCGACCATTTAACACCACCATTAACCCGCGCCGAACTGTATGGCAACTTACAAAAACTAGAAGCATTAATCGACGAATATTACGAAGCCCAAACCTTAGACCCTTCCCGACTAAAATTAATTGGCACAAAAATAACCCAACTAATCCAACAAGAAAACCTCGACCAAGAATTAGGAATAAATAACCTAGAAATCGACTCCCTCGCCCAATTTTTAACCCTTGCAGACGGCTACCTTTGCGAACTAAAAGAAGCCCAAATTCGCGACGGACTACACATTTTTGGACAACTCCCCCAACCCAAACAACTCCGAGACTTAATCATCGCAATAGCCCGTTCTCCAAATCAAGATCGTCAAGGAATAACTCGCGCCATAGCCAAAGACTTAAACCTAGACTTCGACCCTCTCACAACTAACCTTAGCACCAAATTAAACAACTTTTTTCCATTTTCGCGCCAAGACGCAAAAAACATCGGCGATGCCGTCGAAATCATCGAAGAAATTGCCACCCAACTAATCGAAAACCTCCTCCAAAACCAACCCAAACCCACACAAACAAATCATCCGCGTTTATCCGCGTTCATCCGTGGTTCCCAAATCTACTTAAACGAAAACACCCAAAAAGAATTAACCTGGATAACCAATTATCTCCTCCCCAAACTCCAACAAACCCATCAAGAAATAACCAATTTATTGCGCGGTTTAGACGCAAAATATATTCCCAGTGGTGCTGCGGGCGCACCCACGCGGGGACGACCGGAAGTGTTACCCACTGGTCGCAATTTTTACTCAGTTGATATCCGGGCAATTCCTACCGAAACTGCCTGGGATGTCGGCAGAAAGGCGGCTGAAGCAGTAGTGGAAAGATATACTCAGGAAAATGGCGAGTATCCAAAATCACTCGCGATCTCCGTATGGGGAACCTCGACGATGCGAACTGGTGGAGATGACATCGCCGAAGCGTTAGCATTGCTGGGAGTACGTCCGGTTTGGGATGGGTTATCGCGTCGGGTAGTAGACTTTGAAATCCTTTCTCTGTCTGCGTTAGGTCGTCCTCGCGTCGATGTCACGTTGCGGATATCGGGCTTTTTTCGCGACGGATTTCCCAACTTAATAGATTTAATGTACCAGGCGATCGCTGCGGTGGCAAGCTTAGACGAACCCCCGGAACAAAACCCTTTAGCCGCGCAAACTAAGCAGGAACAGGCTTTTTGGGAGTCTCAGGGCTTAGAAAAAGAACCAGCTAAAGAGATCTCACTTTACCGTATTTTTGGTTCAAAACCGGGTGCATACGGTGCGGGTTTACAAGGTTTAATTGAAGCCCAAAATTGGACAGATGATGCAGATTTAGCTCGTGCTTATATTAATTGGAGTTCTTACGCTTATACTGGATCTAATGCGAAAGCTGTTTCTGCCCCTGAAGCTTTTCAACAACGTTTACAACAGTTACAAATTGTCCTTCATAACCAAGATAATCGCGAACACGATTTGCTTGACTCGGATGATTATTATCAGTTTCAAGGTGGTTTAACTGCGGCAGTCCGGGCGGTTTCTGGTAAAAATCCCCAAACTTATTTTGGCGATAATTCTCTTCCTAGTAATCCCAAAGTTAGACAACTAAAAGAAGAAATTGCGCGAGTATATCGTTCTCGTGTTATTAATCCAAAATGGATTGCTGGAGTCATGCGTCATGGTTATAAAGGTGCTTTTGAAATGGCGGCAACTGTTGATTATTTGTTCGCTTACGATGCCACTGCTAGATGTGTGGAAGATTATATGTATCAAGGAGTAGCTGAAGCTTATTTGTTTGACTCAGAAGTACAAGATTTTATTCAGCAAAAAAATCCTTGGGCATTGCGCGATATGGCGGAAAGATTATTAGAAGCAAATCAACGGAATTTATGGCAGTCGGCTAGTCCAGAAGTTTTGTCACAATTGAGGCAAATTGTGTTAGAATCTGAAGCCAAAATCGAAAGCATAATTTAGTTACTAAGTTAGTTCGTAGTGGCGACTTTAGTCGCCCTAATTGTGATTTAGTTTGTTTCTATTGCAAAAATAGATAAGATGTAAATTGTCTACGCAGGATGATTTTTTGTAGAGATATATTCCGTTAAGGCAAAAATCGCCCAGAATTCAGCCACGATCGCACTTGAATAGTCCAAAAATACTAAGAAAGCGCCCAAGTTATCTCGAAAAGATTTAAAATACTTATATTTATTGACAAAAAAGAAAAAATGAGGTAAAAATAATTTTTCACCAAACCTTGATTGCCCAGACCAACTGTAATAACCTAAACAAGAGTTCTTT
It includes:
- the feoB gene encoding Fe(2+) transporter permease subunit FeoB; its protein translation is MKKRTIALIGNPNCGKTTLFNDLTGANQRTGNWPGVTVDRKEGKYSYEGVEITVVDLPGVYSLDAEDEGTGLDELIARDYLLSGEADLVINIVDASNLERNLYLTTQIVEMRLPMLTALNMIDVARERELDINTEVLSQRLGCFVIPISAFLGEGIEILRSQINQLIDNPGNLPTVVAYPAVIEDTLNQIEPLVQKKGRNQKVSTRWIALKLLEYEDRVAPELKGKELDRIIVENRRKIHQLLHEDIDIIVADSRYGFIRSLIQSSVRQSRNLSSTKSDQIDRFVLNRWIGIPLFLVVMYLMFFLAINVGGAFIDFFDISFGTVFVDAPQAWLESLNAPGWFIGFVTAIGGGIQTVATFIPQIGLLFVILSILEDSGYMARAAFVMDKLMRFVGLPGKAFVPMLVGFGCNVPAIMATRTLENRRDRLMTIMMNPFMSCGARLPVYALFAAAFFPRNGQNLVFGLYLIGIGAAIFTGLVMKNTIMQGEASPFVMELPPYHLPKLKGVIIRAWDRLKGFLLRAGKVIVLMVMVLSLLNSIGTDGSFGRQDSQDSILSATSQAVTPVFAPMGIRQENWPATVGIFTGVFAKEAMVGSLDSLYSQLAQEDVGEEESAEAFDFWDGIAAAFVSIPANLADLGNQLLDPLGLNIGDVQNQATVATEQEVAVGTFGQMATRFNNTVAAFAYLLFVLMYFPCVAATGAVYRETNLGWTVLVGLWTTGLGYWVATMFYQIATFPQHPGFSLAWIIGGVVAMVGTIFFLKLSRSPRGFSANKQQTVNTSTRV
- a CDS encoding FeoA family protein, translating into MPLAKAEIGDRLWIAGYKSKDGINRLLGMGLAPGMAIQVLQNLAGNIVVGLGDSRIGIDGGMAKRILVSDRPFDYLVEVQEVNDMETQKTTLKDLQINQQAKVAGYEATDSSTQKAYKKKLLAMGLTPGTEFTVTRVAPLGDPVEILVRGFKLSLRKDEAAALVVEALN
- the cobN gene encoding cobaltochelatase subunit CobN; translation: MHRIAATPGGWNPNSEGVIFIEQTPAPIIFLTAADTDIQTLAVSLAFLPVDFPEIRAVNLLQLQQELTIDTYSETVLSKAKVIILRLLGGRAYWAYGLEVVKEIVAETKASLFVLPGEEIPDPNLMSHSTVSLAAVNKLWRYFTEAGVENFVNALQFVSDLCLGSNYQPSSPQVVPRVGLYSFQVRSQQISAEDIRTKVLTTNSEDNSSKSSTNQVRSQRFSAEDNRTKVLTTNSEDNSSKSSTNQVRSQRFSAEDNRTKVLTTNSEDNSSKSSTNQVRSQRFSAEDNRTKVLTTNSEDNRTKVLTTNSGKKVGLLFYRAHYLAGNLAAIEAICQALVERNLQPVPVFISSLREPDVQTELLTYFQPEDTEAISLLLNTTSFSLGKIGNEEQPKLWQKLDVPVLQVILSSSTKEQWEASFQGLTARDVAMNVALPEVDGRIITRAVSFKSVKSWNEALETDVVVYQEMRDRVNFIADLAANWLKLKQTPVTERKIALILANYPNKDGRIANGVGLDTPASCIKILKAMQQTGYKIANIPETGDELISLLTASVTNDPEGKELRPVRQSLSITEYQKDFNTLPEKNQREISDRWNKLEKKDTLTQSSLTNFPIPGIQLGNIFIGIQPSRGYDIDPSLNYHAPDLEPTPEYLAYYYWLKHHFQALAIIHLGKHGNLEWLPGKSIALSAECYPEIALGAIPNFYPFIVNDPGEGSQAKRRSHSVIIDHLTPPLTRAELYGNLQKLEALIDEYYEAQTLDPSRLKLIGTKITQLIQQENLDQELGINNLEIDSLAQFLTLADGYLCELKEAQIRDGLHIFGQLPQPKQLRDLIIAIARSPNQDRQGITRAIAKDLNLDFDPLTTNLSTKLNNFFPFSRQDAKNIGDAVEIIEEIATQLIENLLQNQPKPTQTNHPRLSAFIRGSQIYLNENTQKELTWITNYLLPKLQQTHQEITNLLRGLDAKYIPSGAAGAPTRGRPEVLPTGRNFYSVDIRAIPTETAWDVGRKAAEAVVERYTQENGEYPKSLAISVWGTSTMRTGGDDIAEALALLGVRPVWDGLSRRVVDFEILSLSALGRPRVDVTLRISGFFRDGFPNLIDLMYQAIAAVASLDEPPEQNPLAAQTKQEQAFWESQGLEKEPAKEISLYRIFGSKPGAYGAGLQGLIEAQNWTDDADLARAYINWSSYAYTGSNAKAVSAPEAFQQRLQQLQIVLHNQDNREHDLLDSDDYYQFQGGLTAAVRAVSGKNPQTYFGDNSLPSNPKVRQLKEEIARVYRSRVINPKWIAGVMRHGYKGAFEMAATVDYLFAYDATARCVEDYMYQGVAEAYLFDSEVQDFIQQKNPWALRDMAERLLEANQRNLWQSASPEVLSQLRQIVLESEAKIESII